In Leisingera methylohalidivorans DSM 14336, a single genomic region encodes these proteins:
- a CDS encoding MAPEG family protein, with protein METFSAYSHALAALVIFTLIIMALSPFSALAKQKAGLAPGATPREDYAEKAYRLNRAYLNGCETLPAFLTVTIAAILAGAAPFWVNLLASLVLVTRVIMILIHLSGSGKPHGGLRTIFYVTGWSCMGGLAILTLAAVF; from the coding sequence ATGGAAACCTTCTCAGCATATTCCCACGCCTTGGCCGCGCTGGTGATCTTTACCCTGATCATCATGGCGCTGTCGCCGTTTTCGGCGCTGGCCAAGCAGAAGGCAGGCCTCGCACCCGGTGCGACACCGCGGGAGGACTATGCCGAAAAGGCTTACCGTCTGAACCGGGCCTATCTGAACGGTTGCGAAACGCTGCCGGCCTTCCTGACCGTGACCATCGCCGCGATCCTCGCGGGGGCGGCGCCGTTCTGGGTGAACCTGCTTGCCTCTCTGGTGCTGGTCACGCGGGTGATCATGATCCTCATCCACCTGAGCGGCAGCGGCAAGCCGCACGGCGGCCTGCGCACAATTTTCTACGTGACCGGCTGGTCCTGTATGGGCGGCCTGGCAATTCTGACTTTGGCGGCAGTATTTTGA
- the nuoF gene encoding NADH-quinone oxidoreductase subunit NuoF, with product MLKDQDRIFTNLYGMHDRSLAGAKARGHWDGTAGILEKGRDWIVQTMKDSGLRGRGGAGFPTGLKWSFMPKESDGRPAYLVINADESEPGTCKDREIMRHDPHTLIEGALIASFAMNAHTCYIYLRGEYIREREALQAAIDECYDQGLLGRNAAGSGWDFDVFLHHGAGAYICGEETALIESLEGKKGMPRMKPPFPAGAGLYGCPTTVNNVESIAVVPTILRRGADWFAGFGRQNNAGTKLFAISGHVNNPCVVEEAMSIGFEELIEKHCGGIRGGWDNLLAVIPGGSSVPCVRGENMRDAIMDFDYLRGELGSGLGTAAVIVMDKQTDIIKAIWRLAKFYKHESCGQCTPCREGTGWMMRVMDRLVKGEAELEEIDMLWDVTKQVEGHTICALGDAAAWPIQGLIKNFREEIEDRIKAQQTGRLGAMAAE from the coding sequence ATGCTGAAGGATCAGGACCGGATCTTTACCAACCTTTACGGGATGCACGACCGCTCGCTGGCGGGCGCCAAGGCGCGCGGCCATTGGGACGGCACCGCGGGCATCCTGGAAAAGGGCCGTGACTGGATCGTTCAGACCATGAAAGACTCCGGCCTGCGCGGCCGCGGCGGTGCGGGTTTCCCGACCGGCCTGAAGTGGTCCTTCATGCCCAAGGAAAGCGACGGCCGCCCGGCCTATCTGGTGATCAACGCGGATGAATCCGAACCCGGCACCTGCAAGGACCGGGAAATCATGCGCCACGATCCGCATACGCTGATCGAGGGCGCGCTGATCGCCAGTTTCGCGATGAATGCGCATACCTGCTATATCTATCTGCGCGGGGAATACATCCGCGAGCGGGAAGCGCTGCAGGCGGCCATCGACGAATGCTACGATCAGGGCCTGCTGGGCCGGAACGCGGCCGGCTCCGGCTGGGACTTCGATGTTTTCCTGCATCACGGGGCAGGCGCCTATATCTGCGGCGAGGAAACCGCCCTGATCGAGAGCCTGGAGGGCAAGAAGGGCATGCCCCGGATGAAACCGCCGTTCCCGGCGGGCGCGGGTCTTTACGGCTGCCCGACCACTGTGAACAACGTGGAATCCATTGCTGTCGTGCCGACCATCCTGCGCCGCGGCGCCGACTGGTTCGCGGGTTTCGGGCGTCAGAACAACGCCGGCACCAAGCTGTTTGCGATCTCCGGCCACGTCAACAACCCCTGTGTGGTGGAAGAGGCGATGTCGATTGGTTTCGAGGAGCTGATTGAAAAGCATTGCGGCGGCATCCGCGGCGGCTGGGACAACCTTCTGGCGGTCATCCCCGGCGGCTCCTCGGTGCCCTGCGTGCGCGGCGAGAACATGCGCGATGCAATCATGGATTTCGATTACCTGCGCGGCGAACTGGGCTCGGGCCTTGGCACTGCGGCGGTCATCGTGATGGACAAGCAGACCGATATCATCAAGGCGATCTGGCGGCTGGCGAAGTTCTACAAGCACGAGTCTTGCGGCCAGTGCACCCCCTGCCGCGAAGGCACCGGCTGGATGATGCGCGTCATGGACCGGCTGGTTAAGGGCGAGGCCGAGCTGGAAGAGATCGACATGCTGTGGGATGTGACCAAGCAGGTCGAGGGCCACACTATCTGCGCCCTCGGCGATGCGGCGGCCTGGCCGATCCAGGGCCTGATCAAGAATTTCCGCGAGGAAATCGAAGACCGCATCAAGGCCCAGCAGACCGGCCGCCTGGGCGCGATGGCAGCGGAGTAA
- a CDS encoding DUF5337 domain-containing protein codes for MSKEQDQAIAAKGRHIALVIAGTILLWMAVSLFIGPMLGLPGRYALLFDFAALAGMIYALVNIFQLWRMRRANEEENQR; via the coding sequence ATGAGCAAGGAACAGGACCAGGCTATCGCTGCAAAGGGCCGGCATATCGCGCTTGTGATTGCCGGGACCATTTTGCTGTGGATGGCCGTGTCGCTGTTCATCGGCCCCATGCTGGGGCTGCCGGGGCGCTATGCGCTGCTGTTCGACTTCGCTGCGCTGGCGGGCATGATCTATGCCCTGGTCAACATATTTCAACTCTGGCGCATGCGTCGGGCCAATGAAGAAGAAAACCAAAGGTAG
- a CDS encoding NADH-quinone oxidoreductase subunit E, with amino-acid sequence MLRRLHHEQPDSFAFTPANQAWAEAQITKYPEGRQASAVIPLLWRAQEQEGWVTKPAIETIADMLGMAYIRVLEVTSFYFMFQMQPTGSVANIQICGTTSCMICGAEDLVAVCKEKIAAKPHTLSADGKFSWEEVECLGACTNAPMAQIGKDYYEDLTVESFSKLLDDLAAGREVTPGPQNGRYAAEPESGLTSLTDFDSGKTQYNASVQLAVDNKDGVKRIQGDEVPLLTPWVGKDGVVAGRAAAEAPPKAPEPPKPAAKQAEEAAKAGPKKSAVAEPSSPEGTAAKAAADSQADEAEPEVLKEARGGLPDDLKLLKGVGPKLEAQLNDLGFFHFDQIADWGEAEVAWVDARLKFKGRIERDGWIEQAKRLQVGDETEFAKRAKEEHIYDDKDD; translated from the coding sequence ATGCTGCGCCGTCTCCACCACGAACAACCCGACAGCTTTGCCTTCACCCCGGCCAACCAGGCCTGGGCCGAGGCGCAGATCACAAAGTACCCTGAAGGCCGTCAGGCCTCGGCAGTCATTCCGCTGCTGTGGCGTGCGCAGGAGCAGGAAGGCTGGGTCACCAAGCCCGCGATCGAAACCATCGCCGACATGCTGGGCATGGCCTATATCCGGGTGCTGGAAGTCACGTCTTTCTACTTCATGTTCCAGATGCAACCGACCGGTTCCGTTGCCAATATTCAGATCTGCGGCACCACCTCCTGCATGATCTGCGGGGCCGAAGACCTGGTTGCGGTCTGCAAGGAAAAGATCGCCGCGAAACCGCATACCCTGTCGGCGGACGGCAAGTTTTCCTGGGAAGAGGTCGAGTGCCTTGGCGCCTGCACCAACGCCCCGATGGCGCAGATCGGCAAGGATTACTACGAGGATCTGACGGTTGAAAGCTTCTCCAAGCTGCTCGACGATCTGGCCGCGGGCAGGGAGGTGACGCCGGGCCCGCAGAACGGCCGTTACGCCGCTGAGCCGGAATCGGGCCTCACCTCGCTGACTGACTTCGACAGCGGCAAGACCCAGTATAATGCGAGCGTCCAGCTGGCGGTGGACAACAAGGACGGCGTCAAGCGCATTCAGGGGGATGAGGTGCCGCTGCTGACCCCATGGGTTGGCAAGGACGGCGTTGTTGCAGGCCGTGCCGCGGCGGAGGCACCGCCCAAGGCACCGGAACCCCCCAAGCCTGCCGCGAAACAGGCGGAAGAAGCTGCCAAGGCGGGTCCGAAAAAATCGGCCGTTGCTGAGCCCTCCTCTCCGGAAGGGACGGCGGCCAAAGCCGCGGCTGACAGCCAGGCCGATGAAGCCGAGCCGGAAGTCCTGAAAGAGGCCCGCGGCGGCCTGCCGGACGATCTGAAGCTGCTCAAGGGCGTTGGTCCCAAGCTGGAAGCGCAGCTTAACGACCTTGGTTTCTTCCACTTCGATCAGATTGCGGACTGGGGCGAAGCTGAGGTGGCCTGGGTGGATGCGCGGCTCAAGTTCAAGGGCCGGATCGAACGGGACGGCTGGATCGAACAGGCCAAGCGTCTGCAGGTGGGCGATGAGACCGAGTTCGCCAAACGTGCCAAAGAAGAGCACATCTACGACGACAAAGACGACTGA
- a CDS encoding NADH-quinone oxidoreductase subunit D, translated as MDGSKFDDGSVDALSGEQKIRNFNINFGPQHPAAHGVLRLVLELDGEIVERCDPHIGLLHRGTEKLMESRTYLQNLPYFDRLDYVAPMNQEHAWCLAIEKLTGVEVPRRGQLIRVLYSEIGRVLNHLLNVTTQAMDVGALTPPLWGFEEREKLMVFYERACGARLHAAYFRPGGVHQDLPDDLLDDIDLWALEFPKVLDDIDGLLTENRIFKQRNCDIGVVTEEEIQQYGFSGVMVRGSGLAWDLRRAQPYECYDEFEFQVPVGKNGDCYDRYLCRMEEMRQSTSIIRQAIVKLREATGDVIARGKLSPPKRGDMKTSMESLIHHFKLYTEGFHVPAGEVYAAVEAPKGEFGVYLVADGTNKPYRSKIRAPGFLHLQAMDHVAGGHQLADVAAIIGTMDVVFGEIDR; from the coding sequence ATGGACGGCTCCAAATTTGACGACGGCAGCGTCGACGCGCTTAGCGGCGAGCAGAAGATCCGCAATTTCAACATCAACTTCGGCCCGCAGCACCCTGCAGCACATGGGGTTTTGCGTTTGGTGCTGGAGCTGGACGGCGAGATCGTCGAGCGCTGCGATCCGCATATCGGGCTGCTGCACCGCGGCACCGAAAAGCTGATGGAAAGCCGCACCTACCTGCAGAACCTGCCGTATTTCGACCGCCTCGATTATGTGGCGCCGATGAACCAGGAACATGCCTGGTGCCTCGCCATCGAAAAACTGACCGGCGTGGAGGTTCCGCGCCGCGGCCAGCTGATCCGGGTGCTCTATTCGGAAATCGGCCGCGTCTTGAACCACCTGCTGAACGTCACCACCCAGGCGATGGACGTCGGCGCGCTGACCCCGCCGCTGTGGGGCTTTGAAGAGCGCGAAAAGCTGATGGTGTTCTACGAGCGGGCCTGCGGCGCCCGCCTGCATGCGGCCTACTTCCGTCCCGGCGGTGTGCATCAGGATCTGCCGGATGATCTGCTTGATGATATCGACCTCTGGGCGCTGGAATTTCCCAAGGTGCTGGATGACATCGACGGGCTGCTGACCGAAAACCGCATCTTTAAGCAGCGCAACTGCGATATCGGTGTGGTGACCGAGGAAGAGATCCAGCAATACGGATTCTCCGGCGTCATGGTGCGCGGCTCCGGCCTTGCCTGGGATCTGCGCCGGGCGCAGCCATATGAATGCTATGACGAGTTCGAGTTCCAGGTCCCGGTCGGCAAGAACGGCGACTGCTACGACCGCTATCTGTGCCGGATGGAAGAGATGCGCCAGTCGACCTCGATCATCCGCCAGGCGATTGTCAAGCTGCGCGAGGCCACCGGCGACGTGATAGCCCGCGGCAAGCTGTCCCCGCCCAAGCGCGGCGACATGAAGACCTCGATGGAAAGCCTGATCCACCATTTCAAGCTGTACACCGAAGGCTTCCACGTTCCCGCAGGCGAGGTCTACGCCGCCGTCGAGGCGCCCAAGGGCGAGTTCGGCGTCTATCTGGTGGCGGACGGGACCAACAAACCCTACCGCTCCAAGATCCGCGCGCCCGGGTTCCTGCATCTGCAGGCGATGGACCACGTGGCCGGCGGCCACCAGCTGGCCGATGTCGCTGCCATCATCGGCACCATGGACGTCGTGTTCGGGGAGATCGACCGGTGA
- a CDS encoding NADH-quinone oxidoreductase subunit C: protein MTEALNELGAQIEAKRPDCVVAWDISFGELNIDVTLSNIAGLVEFLKSDQNCKFSTLVDITAVDYPDRAKRFDVVYHFLSMYRNQRIRLRTAVREEELVPSIVKVHPSANWFEREVYDMFGILFSGHPDLRRILTDYGFRGYPLRKDFPTTGYTEVRYDEAQKRVVYEPVKLVQEYRQFDFMSPWEGAEYILPGDEKEGAS from the coding sequence ATGACTGAAGCACTGAATGAACTCGGCGCGCAGATCGAAGCCAAACGACCCGATTGCGTCGTCGCTTGGGATATCTCCTTTGGCGAACTGAATATCGATGTGACGCTTTCCAATATTGCCGGTCTGGTGGAGTTTCTGAAATCGGACCAGAACTGCAAGTTCTCCACTCTGGTGGACATCACTGCGGTTGACTATCCGGACCGGGCCAAGCGGTTTGATGTCGTCTATCATTTCCTGTCGATGTACCGGAACCAGCGTATCCGTCTGCGCACCGCGGTGCGCGAGGAGGAACTGGTGCCCTCGATCGTGAAGGTGCACCCGTCGGCCAACTGGTTCGAGCGGGAAGTGTACGACATGTTCGGCATCCTGTTCTCCGGCCACCCGGACCTGCGCCGGATCCTGACCGACTACGGTTTCCGCGGCTATCCGCTGCGCAAGGATTTCCCGACCACCGGCTACACCGAAGTCCGCTATGACGAGGCGCAAAAGCGCGTGGTCTATGAGCCGGTGAAGCTGGTGCAGGAATACCGGCAGTTTGATTTCATGTCCCCGTGGGAAGGTGCCGAATACATCCTGCCGGGCGACGAAAAGGAGGGCGCAAGCTGA
- a CDS encoding NuoB/complex I 20 kDa subunit family protein, translating to MAVMTGANTAGVDKETATQALNAELQDKGFLLTSAEDIINWARTGSLHWMTFGLACCAVEMMHTSMPRYDAERFGIAPRASPRQSDVMIVAGTLTNKMAPALRKVYDQMPEPRYVISMGSCANGGGYYHYSYSVVRGCDRVVPVDVYVPGCPPTAEALLYGLMQLQRKIRRTGTLVR from the coding sequence ATGGCAGTGATGACCGGAGCCAACACCGCGGGTGTGGACAAGGAAACTGCCACCCAGGCCCTCAATGCCGAATTGCAGGACAAAGGGTTTCTGCTTACTTCGGCAGAAGACATCATCAACTGGGCCCGTACCGGTTCGCTGCATTGGATGACATTCGGCCTGGCCTGCTGCGCGGTCGAAATGATGCACACTTCGATGCCGCGCTACGATGCCGAACGTTTTGGCATCGCGCCGCGTGCCTCGCCGCGCCAGTCGGATGTGATGATCGTGGCGGGGACGCTGACCAACAAAATGGCGCCGGCCCTGCGCAAGGTCTACGACCAGATGCCTGAGCCGCGCTATGTGATCTCAATGGGGTCCTGCGCCAATGGCGGCGGCTATTACCATTACAGCTATTCCGTGGTGCGCGGCTGCGACCGGGTTGTGCCGGTGGACGTCTATGTGCCCGGCTGCCCGCCGACGGCCGAGGCGCTGCTGTACGGCCTGATGCAGCTGCAGCGCAAGATCCGCCGTACCGGCACCCTTGTACGCTAA
- a CDS encoding NADH-quinone oxidoreductase subunit A — MEEMLREYLPILVFLAVAAGLGIVLILAAVVLAVRNPDPEKVSAYECGFNAFDDARMKFDVRFYLVSILFIIFDLEIAFLFPWAVGFKDISDTGFWSMMVFLGVLTIGFAYEWKKGALEWQ, encoded by the coding sequence TTGGAAGAGATGTTGAGGGAATACCTGCCGATCCTGGTTTTCCTGGCCGTTGCGGCAGGTTTGGGCATTGTTCTTATCCTGGCAGCCGTTGTGCTGGCAGTCCGCAACCCGGACCCGGAAAAGGTCAGCGCCTATGAGTGCGGTTTCAATGCCTTTGATGATGCCCGTATGAAATTCGATGTCCGGTTCTATCTGGTCTCGATTCTCTTCATCATTTTCGACCTGGAAATCGCATTCCTGTTTCCCTGGGCCGTCGGTTTCAAGGACATAAGCGACACAGGGTTCTGGTCGATGATGGTGTTCCTGGGCGTGCTGACCATCGGCTTTGCCTATGAATGGAAGAAAGGGGCGCTGGAATGGCAGTGA
- a CDS encoding crotonase/enoyl-CoA hydratase family protein — translation MFETITLNTDARGVCTLTLNRPDKHNAMSGQMLQELILAARRLNEDGTVRVVVLTGAGKSFCAGGDLGWMRAQMEADAETRGREARVLAEMLMALNTLAKPVIGAVQGNAFGGGVGMASVCDVAIGADHLKMGLTETKLGLIPATIGPYVIARMGEAKARRVFMSARLFGAAEAVELGLLAKAVPADQLAEAVEAEVAPYLNCAPGAVAAAKKLARDLGPQLDDAVIDHTIKALVARWEGDEAQEGISAFFEKRKPVWQG, via the coding sequence ATGTTCGAAACGATCACCCTGAACACCGACGCCCGTGGCGTCTGCACCCTGACCCTGAACCGTCCTGATAAGCACAATGCCATGTCCGGACAGATGCTGCAGGAGCTGATTCTGGCGGCCCGGCGGCTGAACGAAGACGGGACCGTCCGTGTGGTGGTGCTGACCGGTGCCGGCAAAAGTTTCTGCGCCGGCGGCGATCTGGGCTGGATGCGGGCGCAGATGGAGGCGGATGCCGAAACCCGCGGCCGCGAGGCGCGGGTGCTGGCTGAGATGCTGATGGCGCTCAATACCCTGGCCAAGCCGGTGATCGGCGCGGTGCAGGGCAATGCCTTTGGCGGCGGTGTCGGAATGGCTTCGGTTTGCGACGTTGCCATCGGTGCGGACCATCTGAAGATGGGGCTGACCGAGACCAAGCTGGGACTGATTCCCGCCACCATCGGCCCTTATGTCATTGCCCGCATGGGCGAAGCCAAAGCGCGGCGCGTGTTCATGTCGGCCCGTCTGTTCGGCGCTGCCGAGGCGGTGGAGCTGGGGCTGCTGGCAAAAGCCGTGCCCGCAGACCAGCTGGCGGAGGCGGTCGAAGCGGAGGTCGCACCCTATCTGAACTGCGCGCCCGGCGCTGTCGCCGCCGCCAAAAAGCTCGCCCGTGATCTGGGGCCGCAACTTGATGACGCGGTGATTGATCATACAATCAAGGCGCTTGTTGCGCGCTGGGAAGGCGACGAGGCGCAGGAGGGCATCAGCGCATTCTTTGAAAAGCGCAAACCCGTCTGGCAAGGCTGA
- a CDS encoding hydroxymethylglutaryl-CoA lyase has product MVERVEIFEVGPRDGLQNEKREIPVAEKVALTDCLSRAGFSRIEVASFVSPKWVPQMAGSAEVLAGIARAPGVRYAALTPNMRGYEDAVAAKADEIAVFASASEGFSKANINATIEESIMRFLPILEAAKEIGLPVRGYVSCVTDCPFDGVTAPQKVAEVAERLFALGCYEISLGDTIGRGTPDAITAMLKAVTARVPAKNLAGHYHDTSGRALDNIEASLDQGVRVFDAAVGGLGGCPYAPGAAGNVATEAVHRRLTDLGYDTGLDADVLAEAALLARSMRSRQ; this is encoded by the coding sequence ATGGTTGAGCGTGTCGAGATTTTCGAAGTCGGTCCGCGGGACGGGCTGCAGAACGAGAAGCGCGAAATCCCGGTGGCGGAGAAGGTGGCGCTGACGGATTGCCTGAGCCGGGCCGGGTTTTCGCGGATCGAGGTGGCCAGCTTCGTGTCGCCGAAATGGGTGCCGCAGATGGCGGGAAGCGCCGAGGTGCTGGCTGGCATCGCCCGCGCGCCCGGCGTGCGGTATGCAGCTTTGACGCCCAACATGCGCGGCTACGAGGATGCCGTCGCTGCCAAGGCGGACGAGATTGCGGTGTTCGCCTCGGCCTCTGAAGGGTTTTCCAAGGCCAACATCAACGCGACAATCGAGGAAAGCATCATGCGCTTTCTGCCCATTCTGGAGGCTGCAAAGGAAATCGGCCTGCCGGTGCGCGGCTATGTTTCCTGCGTGACCGATTGCCCCTTTGACGGGGTCACCGCGCCGCAGAAAGTTGCTGAAGTGGCCGAGCGCCTGTTTGCCTTGGGCTGCTATGAGATCTCGCTGGGGGACACCATCGGGCGAGGTACGCCGGACGCGATTACGGCGATGCTGAAAGCTGTCACAGCACGGGTGCCTGCAAAGAATCTGGCGGGCCACTATCACGACACCTCCGGCCGGGCACTCGACAATATCGAGGCATCGCTGGATCAGGGCGTACGGGTTTTCGATGCTGCTGTAGGCGGATTGGGCGGCTGCCCTTACGCGCCGGGCGCTGCGGGCAATGTCGCCACTGAGGCGGTTCACAGGCGTTTGACAGACCTTGGCTATGACACCGGCCTGGACGCGGATGTGCTGGCAGAGGCCGCGCTTCTGGCCCGGTCCATGCGCAGCCGGCAGTAA
- a CDS encoding acetyl/propionyl/methylcrotonyl-CoA carboxylase subunit alpha, with product MFDKILIANRGEIACRVMETARAMGVRTVAVYSDADAASKHVALADEAVHIGGPAPADSYLRGDEIIRVAQETGAQAIHPGYGFLSENPKFVDAVEAAGLTFIGPSADAIRKMGLKDAAKALMEEAGVPVVPGYHGSNQDADFLQEEAGKIGYPVLIKAVAGGGGKGMRLVESPAEFADALKSAQGEATTAFGNPDVLIEKYIQQPRHIEVQVFGDGTRAVHLFERDCSLQRRHQKVIEEAPAPGMTAEMREAMGRAGVRAAEAIGYKGAGTVEFIVDGSDGLRSDGFWFMEMNTRLQVEHPVTELITGVDLVEWQLRVASGERLPARQEDLTITGHAFEARLYAEDVPKGFLPATGTLTHLSFPAECRADSGVRAGDAISPWYDPMIAKVIVHGSTRRVALSRLARALEETQVGGTVTNLAFLGALAAHEGFAQGDVDTGLIARDLEELVAAPKAELRHKAAAGMVALGLVDAAPETGFTLWGPLHRAVTLSHSEEEFTADVQVDGPDRQLWTVNGETVLAERSQGHWRIEGRRMPVTSEAGALITVFDAYGLEFTVVDPLDRDAAAGGDRNVIEAPMPGLVKAVFAKVGQPVAEGDRLAILEAMKMEHSLLAARDGVVAEVLAGAGDQVEAGAALVRLEEEGDG from the coding sequence ATGTTTGACAAGATCCTGATTGCCAACCGCGGCGAAATCGCCTGCCGCGTGATGGAAACCGCCCGCGCCATGGGCGTGCGGACAGTGGCGGTATATTCCGACGCCGATGCAGCCTCGAAACATGTGGCCCTGGCGGATGAGGCGGTGCATATCGGCGGCCCGGCCCCCGCCGACAGTTACCTTCGCGGCGATGAGATCATCCGCGTGGCGCAGGAAACCGGCGCCCAGGCGATCCACCCCGGTTACGGCTTCCTGTCCGAAAATCCGAAATTCGTTGATGCGGTAGAGGCTGCCGGCCTCACCTTTATCGGCCCGTCCGCAGATGCGATCCGCAAGATGGGCCTCAAGGATGCGGCCAAGGCGCTGATGGAAGAGGCCGGCGTGCCGGTGGTGCCCGGCTATCACGGCAGCAATCAGGACGCGGACTTCCTGCAGGAAGAAGCGGGCAAGATCGGGTATCCGGTGCTGATCAAGGCCGTGGCCGGCGGCGGCGGCAAGGGGATGCGGCTGGTCGAGAGCCCGGCGGAGTTCGCAGATGCCCTGAAAAGCGCGCAAGGCGAGGCCACCACGGCCTTTGGCAACCCGGATGTGCTGATCGAGAAATACATCCAGCAGCCCCGCCATATCGAGGTGCAGGTTTTTGGTGACGGGACCCGTGCGGTGCATCTGTTCGAGCGCGATTGTTCGCTTCAGCGCCGCCACCAGAAGGTGATTGAGGAAGCCCCTGCGCCGGGCATGACGGCGGAGATGCGCGAAGCAATGGGCCGGGCCGGCGTGCGCGCGGCTGAAGCGATCGGTTACAAGGGCGCAGGCACCGTCGAATTCATCGTCGATGGCTCGGACGGCCTGCGCAGCGACGGCTTCTGGTTCATGGAAATGAACACCCGCCTGCAGGTGGAGCATCCGGTGACCGAACTGATCACCGGTGTCGATCTGGTGGAGTGGCAGCTGCGGGTCGCCTCAGGTGAGCGCCTGCCTGCCCGGCAGGAAGACCTGACGATCACCGGCCACGCGTTTGAGGCGCGGCTTTATGCGGAAGACGTGCCCAAGGGCTTTCTTCCGGCCACCGGCACGCTTACCCATTTGTCTTTCCCGGCCGAGTGCCGGGCGGACAGCGGCGTGCGGGCAGGCGACGCCATCAGCCCCTGGTATGATCCGATGATTGCCAAGGTGATCGTGCATGGCTCCACCCGCAGGGTGGCGCTGTCCCGTTTGGCCCGTGCGCTGGAGGAAACCCAGGTCGGCGGCACCGTCACCAACCTTGCTTTCCTCGGTGCGCTGGCTGCGCATGAAGGGTTTGCGCAGGGCGACGTGGACACCGGCCTGATTGCGCGCGATCTGGAGGAATTGGTGGCTGCGCCGAAGGCAGAGCTGCGCCACAAAGCGGCCGCTGGCATGGTGGCGCTTGGTCTGGTGGATGCCGCGCCGGAGACCGGTTTCACGCTTTGGGGGCCGCTGCACCGTGCGGTGACGCTCAGCCATTCGGAGGAAGAGTTCACGGCGGACGTGCAGGTGGACGGGCCGGACCGGCAGCTGTGGACTGTGAATGGCGAAACCGTGCTGGCCGAACGCAGCCAGGGGCATTGGCGCATTGAAGGACGCCGGATGCCCGTAACCTCTGAGGCCGGCGCATTGATCACGGTGTTTGACGCATACGGCCTGGAATTCACTGTTGTGGACCCGCTGGACCGGGATGCGGCTGCGGGGGGCGACAGGAATGTGATTGAGGCGCCGATGCCGGGGCTGGTCAAAGCCGTTTTTGCTAAAGTCGGCCAGCCGGTGGCAGAGGGTGACAGGCTTGCCATTCTGGAAGCGATGAAAATGGAGCATTCACTGCTGGCCGCCCGTGACGGTGTGGTGGCTGAGGTGCTGGCCGGCGCGGGCGATCAGGTTGAGGCCGGCGCGGCGCTTGTGCGTCTGGAAGAGGAGGGGGACGGCTGA